From the genome of Bradyrhizobium elkanii USDA 76, one region includes:
- a CDS encoding ABC transporter substrate-binding protein, which produces MKARMLATHVALPALAIVAVSAQAHAADFDWMKFKGRTVTFLANNNPVAQALLTYKADFEKLTGMTLKVDGYQEQQMRQRLVTVMNANSDEVDVFMTLPSREGEQFAAAGWYGDLTAMAKNEVAKEYDPAGLSQALLKAATFGGKLTSMPMNIEGPIFYYRTDIFKKCGIEAPKTIKDVEAAAEKIKTCDSAVTPFVSRGLKPAVTYTFSNMLHNIGGSYIAGGKSNLCSAKGKEALDTYSRLLRDFGPPGVVNYSFQQISALYRSGRAAMAFESSNELRTVMEGGARLKDTGLLPFPAGEAGQVPTTIGWGMAVSSHSKQPDAAWYFVQWATSPGVQKKMALQGIAPPRPSVAKDPEYRKWIDEEPVRKEWQGALDVLATKGSSEVGYPIIANPESREFIGQAVQDLILKQKSVDQACADADKALDALIAQK; this is translated from the coding sequence ATGAAGGCCAGGATGCTCGCGACGCACGTCGCGTTGCCCGCTCTCGCGATTGTCGCCGTCAGCGCGCAGGCTCATGCGGCCGATTTCGACTGGATGAAGTTCAAGGGCAGGACCGTCACCTTTCTCGCCAACAACAATCCGGTCGCGCAGGCGCTGCTGACCTACAAGGCCGATTTCGAGAAGCTGACCGGCATGACCCTGAAGGTCGACGGCTATCAGGAACAGCAGATGCGCCAGCGTCTGGTCACCGTCATGAATGCGAACAGCGACGAGGTTGACGTGTTCATGACGCTGCCTTCGCGCGAGGGCGAGCAGTTCGCCGCGGCCGGCTGGTACGGCGATCTCACTGCGATGGCCAAGAACGAGGTGGCCAAGGAATACGACCCGGCCGGCTTGAGCCAGGCCCTGCTCAAGGCCGCGACCTTCGGCGGCAAGCTGACCAGCATGCCGATGAACATCGAAGGTCCGATCTTCTATTACCGCACCGACATCTTCAAGAAGTGCGGCATTGAGGCGCCAAAGACCATCAAGGATGTCGAGGCGGCCGCCGAGAAGATCAAGACCTGCGACAGCGCCGTCACGCCCTTCGTCTCGCGTGGCCTCAAGCCCGCGGTCACCTACACCTTCAGCAACATGCTGCACAACATCGGAGGCAGCTACATCGCAGGCGGCAAGTCGAACCTCTGCTCGGCCAAGGGCAAGGAAGCACTCGACACCTACAGCCGGCTGCTGCGCGACTTCGGTCCGCCGGGTGTGGTCAACTACAGCTTCCAGCAGATTTCGGCGCTCTACCGCAGCGGCCGCGCCGCGATGGCGTTCGAATCCTCGAATGAGTTGCGCACTGTGATGGAGGGCGGCGCGCGGCTCAAAGACACCGGCCTGTTGCCGTTCCCGGCAGGCGAGGCCGGCCAGGTGCCGACCACGATCGGCTGGGGCATGGCGGTGTCCTCGCACAGCAAGCAGCCGGACGCGGCCTGGTACTTCGTGCAGTGGGCGACCAGCCCCGGGGTGCAGAAGAAAATGGCGCTCCAGGGCATTGCCCCGCCGCGGCCGTCGGTTGCCAAGGATCCCGAGTATCGCAAGTGGATCGACGAGGAGCCGGTGCGCAAGGAATGGCAGGGCGCACTCGACGTGCTCGCGACCAAGGGTTCATCGGAAGTCGGCTATCCCATCATTGCCAATCCGGAATCGCGCGAATTCATCGGTCAGGCGGTACAAGATCTGATCCTGAAGCAGAAGAGCGTCGATCAGGCCTGTGCCGACGCAGACAAGGCGCTCGATGCGCTGATCGCGCAGAAGTAA
- a CDS encoding GntR family transcriptional regulator yields the protein MELSSDSHVPKYAQIADIFRQRIARGVWSQGFRLPANEELAAEFGVSRVTIRQAVELLARDGVIEAQQGRGTFVTGTVRQDRWLKVETTLADLADMYRDTSPEIINISESRSDAPLLPEDGKPAEKYVFMRRLHSRQKQPYCVISIYLDEKIFRRSPKRFRNETVIPILNDLRDPAIASARQTLTIGTADIEAARLLRVPLNSPVAEVRRVFTASDRTVIYLGEVTYRGDFVRIDMDLRP from the coding sequence ATGGAATTGAGTTCCGACAGTCACGTCCCCAAATATGCGCAGATTGCCGATATTTTTCGCCAGCGGATCGCGCGCGGTGTCTGGAGTCAAGGTTTTCGCCTGCCGGCCAATGAGGAGCTGGCGGCCGAGTTCGGCGTCTCGCGCGTCACCATCAGGCAGGCCGTCGAACTGCTCGCCCGCGACGGTGTCATCGAGGCGCAGCAGGGCCGCGGCACCTTCGTCACCGGGACCGTACGGCAGGACCGCTGGCTCAAGGTCGAGACCACCCTGGCCGATCTCGCGGACATGTACCGCGACACCTCTCCGGAGATCATCAACATCTCGGAAAGCCGGAGCGATGCGCCGCTGCTTCCCGAAGACGGCAAGCCGGCCGAGAAATATGTCTTCATGCGCCGTCTGCACTCGCGCCAGAAGCAGCCTTACTGCGTCATTTCCATCTATCTCGATGAGAAGATCTTTCGCAGGTCTCCAAAGCGCTTTCGCAACGAGACGGTGATACCGATCCTCAACGATCTCAGGGATCCGGCGATTGCCAGCGCACGCCAGACATTGACCATCGGAACCGCAGACATCGAGGCCGCGCGGCTGCTGCGCGTGCCTTTGAACTCGCCGGTTGCCGAAGTCCGCCGTGTCTTCACGGCGAGCGATCGCACCGTGATCTATCTCGGTGAAGTCACCTATCGCGGCGATTTTGTGCGGATCGATATGGATCTAAGGCCATAG
- a CDS encoding LacI family DNA-binding transcriptional regulator: MRLTNAKSLKQGIRAVAARAGVSTASVSRALNNPDAVSPSLRARIEQAIDALGYIPHAPARILSSRRSRTLGAIVPTIDNTMFARGIASLQQYLSSVGYMLFLTTSGYDLDVELQQARNLISRGVDGLVLRGDCHHDGLRKLLADNAVPFINVGIYQPDRPHPCVGTNNEAAAHRAAAHVIELGHRRIGIVSALQRNNDRASARVAGFRRALTENGLELPPQWHVEVPYTLDDAREAARYLLNLKDRPTAVVCGNDVIAYGVLLEAERDGFSVPRDLSVVGFDDLDWSRHLRPSLTTIHVPTGETWQRAGEYLVRSLAGEQTIMHREIDFSLVVRESTAPPLKS, from the coding sequence ATGCGATTGACCAACGCCAAATCCCTGAAACAGGGCATCCGCGCCGTCGCAGCCCGCGCCGGCGTCTCCACGGCCTCGGTGTCGCGCGCACTCAACAATCCCGATGCGGTAAGCCCTTCCTTGCGGGCGCGCATCGAACAGGCCATCGACGCGCTCGGCTACATCCCGCATGCGCCGGCGCGCATCCTGTCGTCACGGCGCTCGCGCACGCTCGGCGCGATCGTTCCGACAATCGACAATACGATGTTCGCGCGCGGCATCGCCTCGCTCCAGCAGTACCTCTCCTCGGTCGGATACATGCTGTTTCTCACCACGAGCGGTTACGATCTCGACGTCGAATTGCAGCAAGCGCGCAATTTGATCAGCCGCGGCGTCGATGGACTTGTGCTGCGCGGCGATTGCCATCACGACGGACTGCGCAAGTTGCTTGCGGACAATGCGGTTCCCTTCATCAATGTCGGCATCTACCAGCCTGATCGACCCCACCCTTGCGTCGGAACTAACAACGAAGCGGCCGCCCATCGCGCCGCCGCGCACGTCATCGAACTTGGCCACCGCCGCATCGGGATCGTCTCGGCGCTCCAGCGCAACAACGACCGCGCCAGCGCTCGCGTCGCCGGCTTTCGTCGCGCCCTCACCGAGAACGGCCTGGAGCTTCCTCCACAATGGCATGTCGAGGTACCCTACACGCTGGACGACGCGCGCGAAGCGGCCCGCTATCTCCTCAACCTGAAGGATCGTCCGACCGCCGTCGTCTGCGGCAACGATGTGATCGCCTACGGCGTGTTGCTCGAGGCGGAGCGCGACGGATTTTCGGTGCCGCGCGACCTGTCGGTGGTCGGCTTCGACGATCTCGACTGGAGCCGCCATTTGCGGCCGAGCCTGACCACGATCCACGTACCGACCGGAGAAACCTGGCAGCGCGCCGGGGAATATCTGGTGCGCAGCCTCGCCGGCGAGCAGACCATCATGCATCGCGAGATCGACTTCTCCCTGGTGGTCCGTGAATCGACGGCTCCCCCTCTCAAATCCTGA
- a CDS encoding chloride channel protein → MTLATNAAKPAAAPGTRLLPQFLRNFVRNRETGLVLVGIVVGLLSGVLVAAISGLSQASHALLFDIPLDAHLSATGVISWQRTLLIPAVGGLVLALIGLYFARRVKGQQLADAIEANALYGGRVSFRGSLLISIQTLLSNGFGGSVGLEAGYTQICSMFGSHVGQRLAARRNDMRLLVACGAAGAISAAFSAPLAGAFYAFEVVLGAYTSAALVPVIASAVTAWLVARELTHQSFLMVPGFPSPVSVEMIGQTVLIGIICAFVSILVMLAVAFSERCFQRVSLFSGFMRPILGGLLLGGLALLTPTVLGAGHGAMQILLVSNPTWLLLTTTIVLKILASAVSLGSGFRGGLFFASLLLGALIGQLYSVVLTGPFPTLALQPGTAAIAALAALGTGVLGAPFSMVCLALEITGDFSVTVGAVVASSVCALIVRELFGYSFATWRFHLRGEVIRGPQDIGWVRQMSAASLMRADFENALTTMPIGEAQKLFSPAQVRQVVLHDPNGSYAGIVASATLHSVTNRDDDPLGSLAQQQDEYLLPTTSVREILKAFERSEADVLAVIDRADHRVTIGTLSESHVLRTYGEELERRNQELFSR, encoded by the coding sequence ATGACGCTGGCGACAAATGCCGCGAAGCCGGCCGCTGCTCCCGGCACCCGTCTGTTGCCGCAGTTCTTGCGCAATTTCGTGCGCAATCGCGAGACTGGCCTCGTGCTGGTCGGCATTGTCGTCGGGTTGCTGAGCGGCGTCCTCGTTGCGGCGATCTCGGGCCTCAGCCAGGCCTCGCACGCGCTGCTGTTCGACATTCCCCTCGACGCACATCTCAGCGCCACCGGCGTGATTTCCTGGCAGCGCACCCTGCTGATCCCGGCAGTTGGCGGCCTGGTCCTGGCGCTGATCGGGCTGTACTTCGCGCGACGCGTGAAGGGACAGCAGCTCGCTGACGCCATCGAAGCCAACGCGCTCTATGGCGGCCGGGTGTCCTTCCGCGGCAGCCTGCTGATCTCGATCCAGACGCTGTTGTCCAACGGGTTCGGTGGGTCGGTCGGACTGGAAGCGGGATACACGCAGATCTGCTCGATGTTTGGCTCCCATGTCGGCCAGCGCCTCGCCGCCCGCCGCAACGACATGCGGCTGTTGGTGGCCTGCGGCGCGGCGGGGGCGATCAGCGCAGCGTTTTCGGCTCCGCTGGCCGGCGCCTTCTATGCCTTCGAGGTCGTGCTGGGAGCCTACACCTCGGCCGCTCTCGTGCCCGTCATCGCCAGCGCCGTCACGGCCTGGCTGGTGGCACGGGAGTTGACGCATCAGTCGTTTCTGATGGTGCCTGGCTTCCCATCGCCCGTGTCCGTCGAGATGATCGGACAGACCGTTCTGATCGGCATCATTTGCGCATTCGTCAGCATCCTCGTCATGCTCGCGGTCGCATTCTCAGAACGTTGCTTTCAGCGCGTCAGCCTTTTCAGCGGCTTCATGCGTCCGATCCTTGGCGGCCTGCTCCTCGGCGGCCTCGCCCTGCTGACGCCGACCGTGCTCGGCGCCGGCCATGGCGCAATGCAGATCCTGCTGGTCAGCAATCCGACCTGGCTCCTGCTCACGACGACCATCGTGCTCAAGATCCTGGCATCGGCCGTCTCGCTCGGCTCCGGCTTTCGCGGCGGCCTGTTCTTTGCCTCGCTGCTACTTGGCGCGCTGATCGGCCAGCTCTACAGCGTCGTGCTGACCGGCCCCTTCCCCACACTCGCGCTTCAGCCCGGCACCGCCGCCATCGCGGCTCTTGCCGCGCTCGGAACCGGCGTGCTGGGCGCACCGTTCAGCATGGTTTGTCTCGCACTCGAGATCACCGGCGATTTCTCCGTGACCGTCGGGGCGGTGGTCGCATCATCGGTCTGCGCGCTGATCGTCCGCGAGTTGTTCGGCTACAGCTTTGCGACATGGCGCTTCCACCTGCGCGGCGAGGTGATCCGCGGTCCGCAGGACATCGGCTGGGTCCGTCAAATGAGCGCAGCCTCCCTGATGCGTGCCGACTTCGAGAATGCGCTGACCACAATGCCGATCGGCGAGGCGCAGAAGCTGTTTTCGCCGGCGCAGGTCCGGCAGGTCGTGCTGCACGATCCGAACGGCAGCTATGCCGGCATCGTTGCGTCGGCGACGCTGCATTCCGTCACCAATCGGGACGACGATCCGCTCGGGTCGCTGGCCCAGCAGCAGGATGAGTACCTGCTTCCGACCACGTCGGTTCGCGAGATCCTGAAGGCCTTTGAACGGAGCGAAGCCGACGTTCTCGCGGTCATTGACCGTGCCGACCATCGCGTCACGATCGGCACCTTAAGCGAATCCCATGTGCTGCGCACCTATGGGGAAGAGCTCGAACGCCGGAACCAGGAGCTGTTTTCGCGGTGA
- a CDS encoding SUMF1/EgtB/PvdO family nonheme iron enzyme yields MSQESNGYGLHNVAGNVWEWYEDRLAPSGVPLNREPAPNRSTRDGSFLSDESCGSRRFAARCPNASVGPSSKIGFPVVRTEQLQDPA; encoded by the coding sequence ATGAGCCAGGAAAGCAACGGATACGGCCTGCATAATGTCGCCGGAAATGTTTGGGAATGGTACGAGGACCGCCTCGCACCGTCGGGAGTCCCCTTGAATCGCGAGCCTGCACCGAACCGCTCGACGCGCGATGGATCCTTCCTCAGCGACGAGTCCTGCGGCAGCCGCCGCTTCGCAGCGCGATGCCCGAACGCGTCGGTCGGCCCGTCGAGCAAGATCGGCTTCCCTGTCGTGCGCACCGAGCAGCTACAGGATCCGGCATAG
- a CDS encoding ABC transporter permease — MRRLGLGLIPWVGAILLWYAVRWSGFVNASLIPAPHQVAAKFVELLTKEGLLIDIFASTRRVFFGVSLGILVAVPVGFLLGWYRPARTFADPMINFFRALPPIALIPLVIVYFGVDELAKLVILFYASFFSGVIVMYEGVSQITPLYIRVAQTLGANQAEIFRKVIIPLTVPHILTALRVALGVAWATLVASELIAAQRGLGAMIQNASTYFLLDVIYVGIICIGLIALIMDMILRKITARLLVWQDRAIA; from the coding sequence GTGAGACGCCTTGGTCTCGGATTGATACCTTGGGTCGGTGCGATCCTGCTCTGGTATGCCGTGCGCTGGAGCGGCTTCGTCAACGCATCGCTGATCCCCGCCCCGCATCAGGTCGCCGCGAAGTTCGTCGAGCTTCTCACCAAGGAAGGCCTTTTGATCGACATCTTCGCCTCGACCAGGCGCGTCTTTTTCGGCGTCTCGCTTGGAATTCTCGTCGCGGTGCCGGTCGGCTTTCTGCTCGGATGGTATCGCCCGGCCCGCACCTTCGCCGACCCCATGATCAACTTCTTCCGCGCGCTGCCGCCGATCGCGCTGATCCCGCTTGTCATCGTCTATTTCGGCGTGGACGAGCTCGCAAAGCTCGTCATCCTGTTCTACGCCTCGTTCTTCTCCGGCGTGATCGTCATGTATGAGGGTGTCTCGCAGATCACGCCGCTCTATATCCGCGTGGCGCAGACCCTCGGCGCCAATCAGGCGGAAATCTTTCGCAAGGTCATCATTCCTCTCACCGTTCCGCACATCCTCACCGCGCTGCGGGTCGCGCTTGGGGTAGCCTGGGCGACGCTGGTGGCATCCGAACTGATCGCGGCCCAGCGCGGGCTTGGCGCCATGATCCAGAATGCGTCGACCTACTTCCTGCTCGACGTCATCTATGTCGGCATCATCTGCATCGGCCTGATCGCGCTGA
- a CDS encoding SDR family NAD(P)-dependent oxidoreductase, with the protein MRSNFSLAPDFHAVVIGGAGDIGAAISNQFCDLGATVTATAANETDLARTLLKSRASLTLATLDVTNDDAVASFARQQKRVDALVNCAGILARDKEYEIETFMKVLDVNLTGTFRTCMAFRPLLAESKGSIVNLASMNATLALPRIPAYCASKGGVVMLTKALALAWAEQGIRVNAVAPGYIETAINAAGRTDRAHYQRIADRTAFKRWGQPEDIAGAVAFLCMPASQYATGTVVAVDGGFLAG; encoded by the coding sequence ATGCGCTCAAATTTCTCTCTTGCGCCCGACTTCCATGCCGTGGTGATCGGCGGCGCCGGAGACATCGGCGCCGCAATCAGCAATCAGTTTTGCGACCTCGGCGCGACGGTGACCGCAACGGCGGCCAACGAGACCGATCTGGCGCGCACTTTGCTGAAATCGCGCGCCAGCCTCACACTCGCAACGCTCGACGTCACGAACGACGACGCTGTCGCCTCTTTCGCCCGACAGCAAAAGCGCGTCGATGCGCTGGTCAACTGCGCGGGAATCCTTGCCCGCGACAAGGAATACGAGATCGAAACCTTCATGAAGGTTCTCGACGTCAATCTCACGGGCACCTTTCGAACCTGCATGGCGTTCCGTCCGCTTCTCGCCGAGAGCAAGGGCTCGATCGTCAATCTTGCCTCGATGAACGCGACATTGGCGCTGCCGCGAATCCCGGCCTATTGCGCCAGCAAGGGCGGTGTCGTGATGCTGACCAAGGCGCTCGCCCTGGCATGGGCCGAGCAAGGCATCCGGGTCAATGCGGTTGCCCCCGGCTATATCGAAACGGCGATCAATGCAGCCGGCCGCACCGATCGCGCGCACTATCAGCGCATCGCCGATCGCACCGCGTTCAAGCGCTGGGGTCAGCCGGAGGACATTGCGGGAGCCGTCGCGTTCCTCTGCATGCCGGCATCACAATATGCTACCGGCACCGTCGTCGCGGTGGATGGCGGGTTTCTTGCCGGATGA
- a CDS encoding carbohydrate ABC transporter permease has translation MSDTAATLTQDRQRLEMSALSAPAVIFTVAMIAFPVVYTIWLGFQNFSSTGKQSFAGLANYSKLISDYEFWHGLWVTIALYVLSLVLQLVFGVWLALVLFHAKRLPGIVRSLFISPFMMPPVVAGMMWLVILDPSLGATNYILQSFGLPPSDWLASPTWVIPTVALIDSWQWTPYVALIVLGGLQSLPPSVYEAAQIDGASPFKTFQRITLPLLLPTIVTAAILRSVDLLRFFDIIYITTQGGPANASNTLNIYGFRVGFEFFNIGYASALMLTLTAIVFGAVLAFNRLRGAVAW, from the coding sequence ATGTCGGATACGGCTGCGACACTCACGCAGGATCGGCAGAGGCTGGAGATGTCGGCGCTCTCGGCGCCGGCGGTGATCTTCACGGTCGCGATGATCGCGTTTCCGGTCGTCTATACGATCTGGCTCGGCTTCCAGAATTTCTCCTCGACCGGCAAGCAGTCCTTCGCGGGTCTCGCCAATTACTCAAAGCTGATCTCCGATTACGAGTTTTGGCACGGGCTGTGGGTCACCATAGCGCTCTATGTGCTGTCGTTGGTGCTCCAGCTCGTCTTCGGCGTGTGGCTGGCTCTGGTGTTGTTTCACGCCAAGCGCCTGCCGGGAATCGTGCGTTCGCTGTTCATCTCACCGTTCATGATGCCGCCGGTGGTGGCGGGCATGATGTGGCTGGTGATCCTCGATCCCTCGCTGGGGGCGACCAATTACATCCTCCAGTCGTTCGGCCTGCCGCCGTCGGACTGGCTGGCGTCGCCGACCTGGGTCATTCCGACCGTCGCTCTGATCGACAGCTGGCAGTGGACGCCATACGTCGCCTTGATCGTGCTGGGCGGCCTGCAATCCCTGCCGCCGAGCGTCTACGAGGCCGCGCAGATCGACGGGGCTTCGCCGTTCAAGACCTTCCAGCGCATCACTCTGCCGCTGCTCCTGCCGACCATCGTCACCGCGGCCATCCTGCGCAGCGTCGATCTCCTGCGTTTCTTCGACATCATCTACATCACGACCCAGGGCGGCCCCGCCAACGCCTCGAACACGCTCAACATCTACGGCTTCCGGGTGGGTTTCGAGTTCTTCAACATCGGCTATGCCAGCGCCCTGATGCTGACGCTGACGGCGATCGTGTTCGGCGCCGTGCTCGCCTTCAACCGCCTGCGCGGCGCCGTGGCGTGGTGA
- a CDS encoding GMC family oxidoreductase: MSGLGYDYIIVGAGSAGCVVANRLSADPACRVLLLEAGGSDRNFWLKLPVGYYRTIYNERFSRLFRTEPSEGSGGRAIVWPRGRVLGGSSSINGLIFIRGQHEDFDDWERLGAAGWSYRDVLPYFRRYERYRGGESQFHGGLGEFEVSDLRNDNPATRAWVEAGVQFGLPRNPDFNGATTLGVGSYQLGIGRHWRTSSASAFLRPIADRPNLTVITHAQVSKVTFNGRVATGVEWISKGQVHRATADREVILSGGALQSPQILQLSGIGPADLLRKHGIPVVTDSPEVGSNLQDHYQGRLIVRLKERISLNDQVRHPVELAKMGLQWMLAGRGPLTVGAGQVGGAACSEYAVGGRPDVQFNVMPLSVDKPGEPLHSYSGFTASVWQCHGRSRGQLAIRSADPFEQPLIAPNYFAEEIDRKTIVAGLKILREIYQQNAFRPLWDVEMVPGEAASNDAGLWDFARNTGGTVFHCVGTCRMGSDARAVLDPQLRVRGVERLRVIDASVMPQITSANTNATSLMIGERGAALVMP, from the coding sequence ATGTCGGGACTTGGCTACGACTACATCATTGTCGGTGCGGGGTCGGCCGGCTGTGTGGTCGCAAACAGACTGTCGGCTGATCCTGCCTGCCGCGTGCTGCTGCTCGAAGCCGGCGGATCGGACCGGAATTTCTGGCTCAAGCTGCCGGTCGGCTATTACCGGACCATCTACAACGAGCGCTTCTCGCGCCTGTTCAGGACCGAGCCGTCGGAAGGAAGCGGCGGCCGCGCCATCGTCTGGCCGCGCGGCCGCGTGCTCGGCGGATCGTCGTCGATCAACGGCCTGATCTTCATCCGCGGCCAGCACGAGGATTTTGACGACTGGGAACGTCTCGGCGCCGCCGGCTGGAGCTATCGCGACGTCCTGCCCTACTTCCGGCGCTACGAGCGCTATCGCGGCGGCGAGAGCCAGTTTCACGGCGGCCTCGGAGAGTTCGAGGTCTCCGACCTGCGGAACGACAATCCGGCGACGAGGGCCTGGGTGGAGGCGGGCGTGCAGTTTGGCCTGCCGCGCAATCCCGACTTCAACGGCGCGACGACGCTTGGCGTCGGGTCCTATCAGCTCGGCATCGGGCGGCATTGGCGGACCAGCTCGGCATCCGCCTTTCTTCGACCGATTGCCGACCGGCCCAACCTGACTGTCATCACGCATGCACAGGTGAGCAAAGTCACTTTCAACGGCCGCGTCGCGACCGGCGTCGAGTGGATCAGCAAGGGGCAGGTTCATCGCGCGACAGCCGATCGCGAGGTCATCCTGTCCGGCGGCGCGCTGCAATCGCCGCAAATCCTCCAGCTTTCCGGGATCGGTCCGGCCGACCTGCTTCGCAAGCACGGTATTCCCGTCGTCACCGACTCGCCCGAAGTCGGCTCCAATCTGCAGGACCATTACCAGGGACGGCTGATCGTGCGCCTGAAGGAGCGGATCTCGCTCAATGACCAGGTCCGCCATCCTGTCGAGCTCGCGAAGATGGGGTTGCAATGGATGCTGGCCGGGCGGGGGCCGTTGACGGTGGGGGCGGGACAGGTGGGCGGAGCGGCCTGTAGCGAATATGCGGTCGGTGGGCGTCCGGACGTGCAGTTCAACGTGATGCCGCTGTCCGTCGACAAGCCCGGCGAACCCCTCCACAGCTATTCCGGCTTCACGGCCTCGGTCTGGCAATGCCACGGCCGGTCGCGCGGACAGCTCGCGATCCGCTCGGCCGATCCGTTCGAGCAGCCGCTGATCGCGCCCAACTATTTCGCCGAGGAGATCGACCGCAAGACCATTGTTGCCGGCCTCAAGATCTTGCGCGAGATCTATCAGCAAAACGCGTTCCGCCCGCTCTGGGATGTCGAGATGGTGCCGGGCGAGGCCGCAAGCAATGATGCCGGGCTGTGGGATTTCGCGCGCAACACCGGCGGCACGGTGTTTCACTGCGTCGGGACCTGCCGCATGGGTAGCGACGCGCGGGCGGTACTCGATCCGCAGCTGCGGGTGCGCGGCGTCGAGCGGCTGCGCGTGATCGACGCCTCGGTGATGCCGCAGATCACCTCGGCCAACACCAATGCGACGAGCCTGATGATCGGCGAACGCGGTGCAGCCCTTGTGATGCCGTGA
- a CDS encoding mandelate racemase/muconate lactonizing enzyme family protein, with protein sequence MTSPPFTIRSVQAFGFRYPLTTPVITSFGRMGDRPAVFVRVEDTDGYAGWGEVWCNFPSPGAEHRVRLVNEVLAPALVGFRASEPDAAFERLTRGTSVLALQSGEAGPFAQSIAGIDLAVWDLHARRRNVALWKLLGGSRKRIKVYASGINPVGSERAAEAALGRGYRALKLKIGFDPADDRANLAALRRLVGDGMLAADVNQGWTIAQALERAPQLEPFGLAWLEEPIRADRPRREWKQLHETIRFPLAAGENIASHAGFAEVLSEPVLGIVQPDIAKWGGLSACAGIARDILASGKMFCPHYLGAGIGLLASAHLLAGVGGEGLLEVDSNENPLRDQFCGPVLDVSDGMIELGDGAGLGITPDLASIERYRTA encoded by the coding sequence ATGACATCGCCGCCTTTCACTATCCGGAGCGTCCAGGCCTTTGGCTTCCGCTATCCGCTGACGACACCGGTCATCACCTCGTTCGGGCGCATGGGGGACCGGCCTGCCGTGTTCGTTCGGGTCGAGGACACGGACGGTTACGCGGGCTGGGGCGAGGTCTGGTGCAACTTTCCCTCGCCGGGTGCCGAGCATCGTGTTCGGCTGGTCAACGAGGTTCTGGCACCGGCGCTTGTCGGATTCAGGGCAAGCGAACCTGATGCCGCATTCGAGCGATTGACGCGGGGAACTTCGGTGCTCGCGTTGCAATCCGGCGAAGCAGGCCCGTTCGCGCAATCGATCGCCGGCATCGATCTCGCCGTCTGGGATCTCCATGCGCGCCGCCGGAACGTTGCGTTGTGGAAACTGCTCGGCGGATCGCGGAAGCGGATCAAGGTCTATGCCAGCGGCATCAATCCAGTCGGATCGGAGCGGGCGGCGGAAGCAGCCCTCGGCCGCGGCTATCGCGCCTTGAAGCTGAAGATCGGTTTCGATCCGGCAGACGACCGGGCCAATCTCGCCGCGCTGCGCCGCCTCGTCGGCGATGGCATGCTTGCAGCCGACGTCAACCAGGGTTGGACCATCGCGCAGGCGCTCGAGCGTGCGCCGCAGCTCGAGCCGTTCGGCCTTGCCTGGCTCGAGGAGCCCATCCGCGCGGACCGTCCGCGGCGGGAATGGAAGCAGCTGCACGAGACGATCCGTTTTCCGCTCGCGGCCGGTGAGAACATCGCGAGCCACGCCGGCTTTGCCGAGGTGCTGAGCGAGCCGGTTCTCGGTATCGTCCAGCCCGACATCGCCAAGTGGGGCGGGCTCTCGGCTTGCGCCGGCATCGCCCGTGACATCCTGGCGTCAGGCAAGATGTTCTGTCCGCACTATCTCGGCGCCGGCATCGGCCTCTTGGCGTCGGCGCATCTGCTGGCGGGCGTCGGCGGCGAGGGACTGCTGGAGGTCGACAGCAATGAGAACCCGCTGCGGGATCAATTTTGCGGCCCCGTGCTGGACGTCAGCGATGGCATGATCGAGCTCGGCGACGGGGCGGGTCTCGGCATCACGCCCGATCTTGCCTCGATCGAACGATACCGGACCGCCTGA